The following proteins are co-located in the Triticum aestivum cultivar Chinese Spring chromosome 1A, IWGSC CS RefSeq v2.1, whole genome shotgun sequence genome:
- the LOC123075495 gene encoding BTB/POZ and MATH domain-containing protein 2-like, with amino-acid sequence MGDPANLDDWGWRRFVERTVLEENYVIEGHITFVCTIMVTRYTTPHVTVPPSDIKNHLGCLLDQAYGTDVSFTVDSEKLPVNRVILTARSPVFKAELFGFMAEATMGSITLHDITPSTFKRILRFIYTDEFPTTEDNLSNEVLFDLLAAADWYALDRLKLMHGRIQCGLWDNVSMDTVTDIQACADMYNCLELKNKCIDFIAKEEKAKRSLV; translated from the exons ATGGGCGACCCCGCCAACCTTGACGACTGGGGGTGGCGTCGGTTTGTGGAAAGAACGGTCCTCGAGGAAAACTATGTTATTGAAGGACACATCACGTTCGTATGCACCATCATGGTCACGCGTTATACTACCCCTCATGTCACCGTGCCGCCATCCGACATCAAGAACCATCTCGGCTGCTTACTGGATCAGGCATATGGGACGGACGTGTCATTTACTGTCGACAGCGAGAAACTCCCCGTGAACCGAGTGATTCTTACAGCCCGCTCACCCGTCTTCAAGGCAGAGCTTTTTGGGTTCATGGCTGAAGCTACAATGGGATCCATCACGCTGCACGATATCACACCTTCAACATTCAAACGTATTCTTAGGTTCATATACACGGATGAGTTTCCTACAACAGAGGATAACCTTTCCAACGAGGTATTGTTTGATTTACTCGCCGCTGCAGACTGGTACGCACTAGACCGGCTAAAGCTTATGCATGGGCGGATCCAGTGTGGG TTATGGGATAATGTGTCAATGGATACAGTTACGGATATTCAAGCTTGCGCTGACATGTACAATTGCCTCGAGTTGAAGAACAAGTGCATTGACTTTATTGCAAAAGAGGAAAAAGCAAAGAGGTCTCTTGTTTGA
- the LOC123187111 gene encoding putative clathrin assembly protein At2g25430 gives MSIRKALGAVKDQATIGIAKVSSAVAPDLDVAIVRATAHDDGPPDERHVQEVLRLTSGSSRIHVAACVATVSRRLARTRDYVVAAKCLALLHRLVADGDPHFRHELVRPAVSMGRRGGGAPVLAALSDFRDEAHSASWDHSAFVRAYALYLDDRVRFLLALLPAPRTVRFADDGYGYGGRAGGASPPPDMTVSVHDMDVEGLLARGQQLRQLIDRFLACRPTGAARRSRVVLATLWPVVKESARLYEDVAVVLAVLLDRFFDMEYPDCVKAFEAHVSTARLVDDLLAFYSWCDDAGVARSSDLPEVKRIDDKLLETLEQFVRERGRAVQNSPPPRQLQHAVQEASPSEDEHHQAEYDMNGIKALPAPEHVKAATVARPEPAKASAAPVSRAPDQTTDLVDLRESAAGADEQGNKLALALFSEQPQSANSSWVAFPSDDSAPKATTTSAWQTPAAEPGKADWELALVETASNLSRQTAALGGGMDPLLLHGMYDQGDVRHHARAQAASGSASSVALPGAPAAHNNLALPGPDGAVGGDPFAASLSVPPPSYVQMAEMERKQELLAQEQRMWAQYRQGGMQGQAGLNGLAVGGGGSAFASSTSVPMPMAYHGAGGYYY, from the coding sequence ATGTCGATCCGGAAGGCGCTGGGCGCGGTCAAGGACCAGGCGACCATCGGCATCGCCAAGGTGTCCAGCGCGGTGGCGCCGGACCTGGACGTGGCGATCGTGCGCGCCACGGCGCACGACGACGGCCCCCCCGACGAGCGCCACGTGCAGGAGGTGCTCCGCCTCACCTCCGGCTCGTCCAGGATCCACGTCGCCGCCTGCGTCGCCACCGTGTCGCGCCGCCTCGCCAGGACCCGCGACTACGTCGTCGCCGCCAAGTGcctcgcgctgctccaccgcctcgTGGCCGACGGCGACCCGCACTTCCGCCACGAGCTCGTCCGCCCCGCCGTCTCGATGGGTCGACGTGGTGGTGGGGCGCCCGTGCTCGCGGCGCTCTCCGACTTCCGCGACGAGGCGCACTCCGCGTCCTGGGACCACTCCGCCTTCGTGCGCGCCTACGCGCTCTACCTCGACGACCGCGTCCgcttcctcctcgccctcctccccgcgccccgcaCCGTGCGCTTCGCCGACGACGGGTACGGGTACGGTGGCCGCGCTGGGGGCGCCTCGCCGCCTCCGGACATGACGGTCTCGGTCCACGACATGGACGTCGAGGGGCTGCTGGCGCGCGGGCAACAGCTGCGGCAGCTCATCGACCGCTTCCTCGCCTGCCGCCCCACCGGAGCCGCCAGGCGCAGCCGCGTCGTGCTCGCCACGCTCTGGCCCGTCGTCAAAGAGAGCGCCAGGCTCTACGAGGACGTGGCCGTCGTGCTCGCCGTCCTGCTCGACCGCTTCTTCGACATGGAGTACCCCGACTGCGTCAAGGCCTTCGAGGCGCACGTCAGCACCGCCAGGCTCGTCGACGACCTCCTCGCCTTCTACTCGTGGTGCGACGACGCCGGCGTGGCGCGGTCCTCCGACCTCCCGGAGGTCAAGCGCATCGACGACAAGCTCCTCGAGACGCTCGAGCAGTTCGTGCGTGAGCGCGGCAGGGCAGTTCAGAACTCGCCGCCGCCGCGACAGCTTCAGCACGCTGTTCAAGAAGCTTCCCCGAGCGAGGACGAACACCACCAAGCAGAGTACGACATGAACGGCATCAAGGCGCTCCCGGCCCCAGAGCATGTCAAGGCTGCGACGGTGGCGAGGCCAGAGCCGGCGAAAGCTAGCGCCGCGCCGGTGTCCAGGGCACCCGATCAGACTACTGACCTGGTGGACCTCAGGGAGTCCGCGGCAGGAGCCGACGAGCAGGGGAACAAGCTGGCGCTCGCGCTCTTCTCGGAGCAGCCACAGTCCGCGAACAGCAGCTGGGTCGCGTTCCCGTCCGATGACAGCGCCCCCAAGGCGACGACGACCTCCGCGTGGCAGACGCCGGCGGCCGAGCCGGGGAAGGCCGACTGGGAGCTGGCCCTGGTGGAGACGGCGAGCAACCTGTCGCGCCAAACCGCAGCGCTGGGCGGCGGCATGGACCCGCTCCTCCTGCACGGGATGTACGACCAGGGCGACGTCCGGCACCACGCGCGCGCGCAGGCCGCGTCCGGGAGCGCGAGCAGCGTGGCGCTCCCGGGCGCGCCCGCCGCACACAACAACCTGGCGCTCCCGGGCCCCGACGGCGCGGTCGGCGGCGACCCGTTCGCGGCCTCGCTGTCCGTGCCGCCGCCGTCCTACGTGCAGATGGCGGAGATGGAGCGGAAGCAGGAGCTGCTGGCGCAGGAGCAGAGGATGTGGGCGCAGTACCGGCAGGGCGGGATGCAGGGGCAGGCCGGCCTCAACGGgctcgccgtcggcggcggcggaagcGCGTTCGCGTCGAGCACCTCGGTGCCGATGCCCATGGCCTACCACGGAGCCGGCGGGTACTACTACTAG
- the LOC123187103 gene encoding nuclear pore complex protein NUP43, translated as MADSPSFRRHPLPFSIDIVRWLPSSASSGRHLAAAVHDPSVPASSRLSLLPLHDPASPLASLPLPSRPTALRCSPSVLAAATSSGSLHLLPSSFDTDSAVSVPGGAGFHVGPVRGLDCGGEGWVTAGEDGRVHVVSDGGDGRVVARRVWDGKGMSGYGAARWASSAEFATGGAGCGVQWWDRRKGDAVVAQCKGVWGRGVATGMVHSIDIHPSRKHVCVVGGSSGTIFAWDLRWAQQPIPLSGVGLDETAQPVCESEVWEVLFDNYTQSSDIISSVSTRILPVMLCSEDGILAIVEQDERPLELLAEPCAINSFDIDPQNPSDVVCALEWESIGVLTRGRDAMAEE; from the exons ATGGCGGACTCTCCCTCCTTCCGCCGCCACCCGCTCCCCTTCTCGATCGACATCGTCCGCTGGCTCccgtcctccgcctcctccggccgcCACCTCGCGGCGGCCGTCCACGACCCCTCCGTGCCCGCCTCCTCGCGCCTCAGCCTCCTACCGCTCCACGACCCCGCCTCCCCGCTCGCCTCCCTCCCGCTCCCCTCCCGGCCCACGGCCCTCCGCTGCTCCCCTTccgtcctcgccgccgccacctcctccggctccctccacctcctcccctcctccttcgaCACCGACTCGGCGGTGTCCGTCCCCGGCGGCGCGGGGTTCCATGTGGGGCCCGTGCGCGGGCTCGACTGCGGCGGCGAGGGGTGGGTGACGGCGGGGGAGGACGGGAGGGTGCACGTGGTGTcggacggcggcgacggcagggTGGTGGCCAGGAGGGTGTGGGATGGGAAGGGCATGTCAGGGTACGGGGCGGCGAGATGGGCCTCGTCGGCGGAGTTCGCCACCGGCGGCGCCGGCTGCGGCGTGCAGTGGTGGGACCGCAGGAAAGGGGACGCCGTGGTGGCGCAGTGCAAGGGCGTCTG GGGTCGTGGTGTCGCCACCGGCATGGTGCACTCCATTGATATACATCCATCAAGAAAGCATGTCTGTGTG GTGGGAGGCTCCTCAGGAACAATATTTGCTTGGGACCTACGCTGGGCACAGCAGCCAATACCACTCTCTGGTGTAGGCCTTGACGAAACGGCACAACCCGTGTGCGAGAGTGAGGTCTGGGAGGTTCTTTTTGACAACTACACACAGTCTTCTGATATTATCTCGTCTGTCTCAACAAGAATATTACCTGTGATGCTGTGCTCAGAGGATGGAATCCTTGCAATCGTCGAACAAG ATGAGAGGCCTCTTGAATTGCTTGCCGAGCCCTGTGCTATCAACTCCTTTGATATCGATCCTCAGAACCCTTCT GATGTCGTCTGTGCCCTGGAATGGGAATCGATTGGTGTGCTTACACGTGGAAGAGATGCAATGGCAGAGGAATGA